One stretch of Chaetodon auriga isolate fChaAug3 chromosome 18, fChaAug3.hap1, whole genome shotgun sequence DNA includes these proteins:
- the LOC143336679 gene encoding trace amine-associated receptor 1-like produces MKTSSPSTVCVLLYVFLSSLSVVTICGNLLVLISIIYFKQLHTPTNSLILSLAVADLLVGVVVFPFSMEFSVSSCLYSEHLFCKVRESCDVTLSTASILNLCCISIDRYYAVCHPLTYRMKINVHVVVIMILVSWSVPVLVAIGFIMVGMKHEKCEQMCFLDVLLANILGPIFSFYLPVILMLCIYLKILLVAQRQVHSIQGTKSGATASKTERKATKTLAIVMGVFLICWSPFFLCISFQLLNDVSAPAAVIESLGWLALSNSMLNPFIYAFFYSWFRSAFRMIISRKIFQGDFANTKLL; encoded by the coding sequence ATGAAGACAAGCTCACCTTCCACAgtatgtgttttattatatGTTTTCCTCAGTTCATTGTCTGTTGTCACAATATGTGGAAACCTTCTTGTATTAATCTCCATCatttacttcaaacagctccacacTCCTACAAACTCTCTCATCCTTTCCTTGGCAGTAGCTGACCTGCTTGTTGGAGTTGTAGTTTTTCCTTTCAGCATGGAATTCTCTGTAAGTTCATGTCTGTACtctgaacatttattttgtaaagtgCGAGAGAGCTGTGATGTAACACTGAGCACAGCTTCCATCCTGAATTTATGTTGTATTTCTATTGACAGATATTATGCAGTGTGTCACCCTCTGACATACAGAATGAAgataaatgttcatgttgttgtgATCATGATCCTGGTGAGCTGGAGTGTTCCAGTTCTAGTTGCTATTGGCTTTATAATGGTAggaatgaaacatgaaaaatgtgaacaaatgtgCTTTCTTGATGTTCTGCTTGCAAACATTTTGGGACCCATTTTCTCCTTTTACCTCCCAGTGATTTTAATGCTCTGTATCTACCTGAAGATTCTCCTTGTTGCACAGAGACAGGTACACAGCATCCAGGGCACAAAGTCTGGAGCCACTGCCAGTAAGACGGAGAGAAAAGCCACTAAAACTCTTGCAATCGTTATGGGAGTGTTTCTGATTTGCTggtctcctttctttctttgtatttcCTTCCAGCTGTTGAATGATGTGTCAGCGCCAGCTGCAGTGATTGAAAGTCTTGGCTGGCTTGCACTGTCAAATTCTATGCTCAATCcatttatttatgctttcttttacagctggttCAGATCAGCTTTCAGAATGATCATATctagaaaaatatttcaaggcGATTTTGCTAACACAAAACTGCTTTGA
- the LOC143336680 gene encoding trace amine-associated receptor 1-like: MSLVTILNKTTSNSNVHPCFEIQNVSYMKTSSPSTVCVLLYVFLSSLSVVTICGNLLVLISIIYFKQLHTPTNSLILSLAVADLLVGVVVFPFSMEFSVSSCLYSQHLFCKVRESFDVTLSTASILNLCCISIDRYYTVCHPLTYRTKINVHVVVIMILVSWSVSVLVAIGFIMAGLKHEKCEQMCFLDVLLANILGPIFSFYLPVILMLCIYLKIFLVAQRQVHSIQGTKSGATASKMERKATKTLAIVMGVFLICWSPFFLCFSFQLLNDVSVPVAVTESLNWLALSNSMLNPFIYAFFYSWFRSAFRMIISRKIFQGDFSNTKLH; encoded by the exons ATGTCACTCGTTACTATTCTCAATAAGACTACAAGCAATAGTa ACGTGCATCCCTGttttgaaatacaaaatgtttcTTATATGAAGACAAGCTCACCTTCCACAgtatgtgttttattatatGTTTTCCTCAGTTCATTGTCTGTTGTCACAATATGTGGAAACCTTCTTGTATTAATCTCCATCatttacttcaaacagctccacacTCCTACAAACTCTCTCATCCTTTCCTTGGCAGTAGCTGACCTGCTTGTTGGGGTTGTAGTTTTTCCTTTCAGCATGGAATTCTCTGTAAGTTCATGTCTGTACTctcaacatttattttgtaaagtaCGAGAGAGCTTTGATGTAACACTGAGCACAGCTTCCATCCTGAATTTATGTTGTATTTCAATTGATAGATATTATACAGTGTGTCACCCTCTGACATACAGAACTAAgataaatgttcatgttgttgtgATCATGATCCTGGTGAGCTGGAGTGTTTCAGTTCTAGTTGCTATTGGCTTTATAATGGCaggactgaaacatgaaaaatgtgaacaaatgtgttttcttgatgTTCTGCTTGCAAACATTTTGGGACCCATTTTCTCCTTTTACCTCCCAGTGATTTTAATGCTCTGTATCTACCTGAAGATTTTCCTTGTTGCACAGAGACAGGTACACAGCATCCAGGGCACAAAGTCTGGAGCCACTGCCagtaagatggagagaaaagccaCTAAAACTCTTGCAATCGTTATGGGAGTGTTTCTGATCTGCTggtctcctttctttctttgtttttcctttcagctgTTGAATGATGTGTCAGTGCCAGTTGCAGTGACTGAAAGTCTTAACTGGCTTGCACTTTCAAATTCTATGCTCAATCcatttatttatgctttcttttacagctggttCAGATCAGCTTTCAGAATGATCATATctagaaaaatatttcaaggtgATTTTTCTAACACAAAACTGCATTGA
- the LOC143336681 gene encoding trace amine-associated receptor 1-like, producing the protein MAPEVGVKHTYVDLHSCYEIHNASDILTSTPSTVCALLYVFFVSLCIVTLCGNLLVVISIIYFKQLHTPTNFLILSLAVADLLVGVLAFPFTMKFSVSSCLYSEHLFCKVRESFDVTLSTASILNLCCISIDRYYAVCHPLIYRTKINVHVVVIMILVSWSVSLFVAIGLVIAGLNKDKCKETCFLDVQLATILGLFSSFYLPVILMLCIYLKIFLVAQRQVRSIQGTKSGATASKMERKATKTLAIVMGVFLMCWSPFFLCISFQLLNDVSVPAAVIESLNWFTLSNSMLNPFIYAFFYSWFRSAFRMIISRKIFQGDFSNTKLH; encoded by the coding sequence ATGGCACCAGAAGTCGGTGTCAAACACACTTATGTGGACTTGCATTCTTGTTATGAAATACATAATGCTTCTGACATACTGACAAGCACACCTTCCACAGTATGTGCTTTATtatatgttttctttgtctcattGTGTATTGTCACATTATGTGGAAATCTTCTTGTAGTAATCTCCATCatttacttcaaacagctccacacTCCTACAAACTTTCTCATTCTTTCCTTGGCAGTAGCTGACCTGCTTGTTGGGGTTTTAGCTTTTCCTTTCACTATGAAATTCTCTGTAAGTTCATGTTTGTACtctgaacatttattttgtaaagtaCGAGAGAGCTTTGATGTAACACTGAGCACAGCTTCCATCCTGAATTTATGTTGTATTTCTATTGACAGATATTATGCAGTGTGTCACCCTCTGATATATAGAACTAAgataaatgttcatgttgttgtgATCATGATCCTGGTGAGCTGGAGTGTTTCTCTGTTCGTTGCAATTGGCCTTGTAATAGCAGGATTAAACAAAgataaatgtaaagaaacatgTTTCCTTGATGTTCAACTTGCAACCATTTTGGGACTTTTTAGTTCATTTTACCTGCCAGTGATTTTAATGCTCTGTATCTACCTGAAGATTTTCCTTGTTGCACAGAGACAGGTACGCAGCATCCAGGGCACAAAGTCTGGAGCCACTGCCagtaagatggagagaaaagccaCTAAAACTCTTGCAATCGTTATGGGAGTATTTCTGATGTGCTggtctcctttctttctctgtatttcCTTTCAGCTGTTGAATGATGTGTCAGTGCCAGCTGCTGTGATTGAAAGTCTTAACTGGTTTACACTGTCAAATTCTATGCTCAATCcatttatttatgctttcttttacagctggttCAGATCGGCTTTCAGAATGATCATATctagaaaaatatttcaaggtgATTTTTCTAACACAAAACTGCATTGA
- the LOC143336682 gene encoding trace amine-associated receptor 1-like produces MSHEDWTNSRHKASAICWYNNFYARFDRDSTQVLPTQMNSPVTLSTDDIRLALSRVNVRKAAGPDGLPGCVLEACFAYRPNRSTEDAISMAMHSTLTHLDNNNNTYARMLFIDFSSGFNAVIPSKLGCVLSPLFYTLFTHNCMPVHGSNSIIKFDTTVIGLINNKDESAYRDEVQQLAMCSTASKQKALRRVVKTIQYITGAQLTAIQDQHKRSLKGHVASAGTAPTPTMDRLLPCHLVGVCVLLYVFLCSLSVITICGNLLVLISVIYFKQLHTPTNSLILSLAVADLLVGVSVFPFTMEFSASLCLYSEHLFCTVRESFEVTLCTASILNLCCISIDRYYAVCHPLTYRTKINVHVVVIMILVSWSVSLLVAIGLVIAGLNQDKCKDTGLNQVKCFLDVQLANSLGLFCTFYLPVILMLCIYLKIFLVAQRQVRSIQGTKSGATASKMERKATKTLVIVMGVFLICWTPFFLCVSIQLLNYVSVPAAAIESLGWLALSNSMLNPFIYAFFYSWFRSAFRMIISRKIFQGDFSNTKLL; encoded by the exons ATGTCCCATGAAGATTGGACAAACTCCCGCCACAAG GCAAGTGCAATATGCTGGTATAACAACTTCTATGCTCGCTTTGACCGGGACAGCACACAAGTCctccccacccagatgaacagccCCGTCACGCTCTCCACTGATGACATACGTTTGGCACTGAGCAGGGTGAACGTCCGTAAagctgctggccctgacggTTTACCCGGCTGCGTGCTTGAGGCCTGT tttgcctacagaCCAAACAGATCAACAGAGGACGCCATCTCCATGGCAATGCACTCCACCCTGAcgcacctggacaacaacaacaacacctacgcgaggatgctgttcatcgaCTTCAGCTCAGGATTCAACGcagtcatcccctccaagctg ggctgtgtgctgagccctctctTCTACACCCTCTTCACCCACAACTGCATGCCTGTGCATGGgtccaactccatcatcaagttcgACACCACGGTGATAGGTCTGATTAACAACAAGGAcgagtcagcctacagggatgaggtTCAGCAGCTGGCAATGTG CTCTACAGCCTCCAAGCAGAAGGCCCTGCGACGTGTGGTGAAAACCATCCAGTACATCActggtgcccagctaactgccatccAGGACCAGCACAAGCGGAGTCTCAAAGGGCATGTAGCATCAGCAGggacagctcccaccccaaccatggacCGTTTGCTCCCCTgccatctggtaggag tatgtgttttattatatgttttcctctgttcaTTGTCTGTTATCACAATATGTGGAAACCTTCTTGTATTAATCTCCGTCatttacttcaaacagctccacacTCCTACAAACTCTCTCATCCTTTCCTTGGCAGTAGCTGACCTGCTTGTTGGggtttcagtttttcctttcactATGGAATTCTCTGCAAGTTTATGTCTGTACtctgaacatttattttgtacagTACGAGAGAGCTTTGAAGTAACATTGTGCACAGCTTCCATCCTGAATTTATGTTGTATTTCTATTGACAGATATTATGCAGTGTGTCACCCTCTGACATATAGAACTAAgataaatgttcatgttgttgtgATCATGATCCTGGTGAGTTGGAGTGTTTCTCTTTTAGTTGCAATTGGTCTTGTAATAGCAGGATTAAACCAAGATAAATGTAAAGATACAGGGTTAAATCaagtaaaatgttttcttgATGTTCAACTTGCAAACAGTTTGGGacttttttgtacattttaccTCCCAGTGATTTTAATGCTCTGTATCTACCTGAAGATTTTCCTTGTTGCACAGAGACAGGTACGCAGCATCCAGGGCACAAAGTCTGGAGCCACTGCCagtaagatggagagaaaagccaCTAAAACTCTTGTAATTGTTATGGGAGTGTTTCTGATCTGCTGgactcctttttttctctgtgtttccattCAGCTGTTGAATTATGTGTCAGTGCCAGCTGCTGCGATTGAAAGTCTTGGCTGGCTTGCACTGTCAAATTCTATGCTCAATCcatttatttatgctttcttttacagctggttCAGATCGGCTTTCAGAATGATCATATctagaaaaatatttcaaggtgACTTTTCTAACACAAAACTGCTCTGA